GTACTTGAAATTTTAGCTCTACTATTAATGCAAGagcatcttttatttttattttttgtttttttttttggcgtaCTAATTTATCCGTCGTGCGGTGATATATAATGTCAGTATGTGGATCAGAGCAAGAAAATTATGCATCATGCtgttattttctttcaaaaacataTTTCGTTAATGTAAATCTCTGAATAAATTAAATGTTTGTTCACAGGAAGATTGAATGCAAAATTTTCCGTAGCTTTGCAACGGCATAAATAGTAGATCTGCTAGCATGGCTGCACAATATGATTGTGATTAGCAGCCGTTGACAAAAATGGTGGATTCAAGTTGTTCGAAGAATCTTACATGACTTATAAGCTCCTTCCCATCTCTCCCACAATTTAATGCGAGGAATGGTATCACAACCTCCTATCTTTTAGAATACTGACATACCCGTGGGGAAAATAACAGATCAATCCACGAATACACGGACTCCTAGGATGGCTCCTTCGAGTTCAAGAGAGGCTTTCAGGCACGTAGCACTTTGTTCCGTAAAGCATTTGGATCCTTCTTTTGCTGTTGACTTTAATTCCATTTCGTCATGCCCCAGCCGACAGACCCAAGAAAGCACAACTGCAGATAATTTGAGTCTATCTTCATTACAGAAATTGTTAGGCCAAGTTGATTGAGGAGTCTTATATGTGGCCTGGTAAACTAGTTTTCTCCTCTTGCACAATTTGATGCAGGATGCAATGTTCTGATATGTTTCGATTCTAATTTTTGTTGTGtatactgaaaaaaaaaaattgggtaaGAAAGTTGTTCAGTTTATTCAATCTGGTTGGAAATTGTCGGGTACCTTAGCTAATTTATATTATGTGATTGAACTTTGATATAGGGGTTGTGAAGTTGATTGAGATACTTGTATAGGTGGGTGAGTATTCATAACTTTGAGAGATGGTGGGCGAAACTGTTACAGACTCCTGGTTTAATAATATATGGAACAGTTCACGTAAGATTATATTGCAGGAGCCTGACAAACCAGTTATAGGAATTTTATCGCTTGAAGTATCGAGGTTCATGCTAAATATTGTTAATATATGGCAGTATCTATCGGATGAGCAAATTTTTAGATTGAGAGAAGAGATGGCAAATTCAGTAGGCATTCAAAAGCTTGTGTCTGAAAAAGAGGACCTTCTTATGGATCTTGCTCTTGCAGAGATGCTTGAGAATCTTGAAAGAGCATCAAAATCGGTGGCCATACTTGGAAAGAAATGTGCGGACCCTACTTATCACAATCTTGATCAATTGTTTTATGACTCCGGGGAGATTGATCCCAAATGGTGCAGGTGGAGTTATAGGATCAAGAAAATGGAAAAGAAAGTTAAAAAAATGCAGAGCTTTGTGGGGGCAACAGAACAAATGTGCCAAGAACTCGAAGTGTTGGCCGAGCTTGAGCAGAATCTAAAGCGAATGCGAGCTAGTGTGGATTTAGGAGAGGTCAAAGTGCTTGAGTTTCAACATAAGGTACTGCGGCAACAACAGGAAGTGCAGGATCTTCGTGAGATGTCTCCTTGGGTCAGAACGTATGACTACACAGTCCGACTTCTTCTCAGATCTTTATTTACTGTTGTTGAGAGGATCAAGTATGTATATGGGATTAACCAGATTGGCTTTGTTGAAGGAATTAAAGACGATGAACAGATTCATGGAAATTATCTTATTCACAACAATTCTGCTGTGATTCAACCATCAGTTAACCCATCAAAAAACAGCCTATCTAGATTTCAAATTCACACGGGGAGGTCATTTTTGAATTTGAGCCTAAAGAACAAGACATTTCTTGGTGGCTTTCACTCATCCATTCTTTGTGGAAAACAACATGAAATGAAAACTAAACGGTTTGCTCCTGTTGGTTTCTCTGGATGCGTGGGTGGTGGACGTGAATCTCCTATAGTAGAGAACTTCTTACCATCTCGTGGTAGCTCATTTAGGTCATTCGACTCGTCTCAGAAAGATACAGATGAAAAGAAAGGTACGAGTGCTCTTCCAACTTTGTACGATATCTTAAATCCCAAAAAAGTCCCTTTCTTTATCTCCAAGCGTCGCTTGTTGAATCCTCCTCCATCTACACTTGGTCACTCAGCATTGGCTCTGCACTACGCGAAGGTCGTCATATTGATCGAGAAACTAGCATCATCTCCCCATTTGATCAGCCTTGATGCTAGAGATGAACTCTACAATATGTTACCAGTGAATATTCGAAGCTGTCTGAAGGCAAGATTGAAAACTTTTTCTAAAACTTTTACTTTGTCTAAGTATGACGCCAACGATGCAGCTCAGTGGACATTAACACTTGAAACTATGCTTGAATGGCTTTCTCCGCTCGCTCACAACATGGTAAAATGGCAATCTGAGAGGAATTTTGAAGGACAGAGACCATTTTTTGGGTCGAATGTGCTTCTTGTTCAGACCCTTTACTTCGCGAATCGAGTGCAGATAGAGGCAGCAATTGTAGAACTTTTGATTGGTCTTAATTACCTCTCCAGATATGGCAGCATGGCATATGGCAACTGTTTATATCCAAGAGATACAATTTATTACAACGTGGTTGATCAGTCATCGTTGGAGTTTACAAAAGTGGACAATGGAAGTTAGCATCATTGAAGCGCTTATTCTAcaaaatcaaccatcaaggAATCAGAGGTATTCTTTGGTGATTGTTTATAATATGAAAATCGAAGTTTTAGCTGCTATTTTCTTGAAAGGAAGATTTTAATAGTATTTAGACTTTAGTTGgcacattttaatttaatttacaccAATGTGATCTATTCTGGAAAATGTTATATTGTAATATTATTTAGTTGGGACATTCTAATTCAATCTTTCACGTGAAACTAATCTGATTTCGATGCTTCTGAATTGGGACAGCAATATAGCTAGGATTTAAGTCTAATAGAATAGTCCAATCCATAAACCAATTTAGGTTTGGTAGGAGTAGAACCTTTGGAAATTAAAAAGATAGTAATACTTGAAAATATAGTTACAACCAGCTACAGAATTTCCCATATCCATACTATTATTTAGCATCTTGCACGTTTTTCTACACAATTTTGCAGTACTTTTCTTGCCTGTAGAAATAAGCACAATCATGTTCCTGTATATGTGCAAGAATGAGAAATGAATTAAATGGTACGATGGATTTAAAATTGAAGTGATTATATTCTATTAAATGCAACTTCTGGttcttaaaaaaaatgctacttctggttcttaaaaaaaaacatttcaaatCGAGTTATGGTCCATGCCAGTAATGAGAGATTTGTATTGTTATTATGGTTGATTTGATTTCTACGGAGTTTTGAATAAAACTTTTATAACGTGCGATAAAACTAAAGATTATTATGTTCTGTCAATCTCAATATCACTATTGTCCTGAAAAGACATTTTGAAACTTGGCAATGTGGTCCTTTGATTGTGGTACTAGTGCGAGTAATTGATTTCAACTCAGTCAACCAAATCATGTGCAAAAGAATCATTTTCATGGAAGAAATATTTCCGTTTCCACTTGAGATATACAGACTTTTCAAAGAAGTAGTGAGGAGTTCAGtttcgttaaaaaaaaaaaaatttaggcttaaattttgtttaaaaaaattatttatatctaaaaaatttatcaattaatgagTTCAATTTAAACTCGATTTAAATCATTTTGGATCCAACTTagatttgaaaaatcaaaatccaGACACAAACAGGGCCACACGCAAAATACTCGAATCACACACACTATTATCACACACATTTAGCTGTAATAATGTCCCAAGTGTGAGACTGAGCATTAGATCTCACCATGTTTTTCTGTGTACAACTCGAGTTCGAGTCTTCCCACCTCATAGATTAAGAtatcaagaaaaaataataatatcccATGTGTAACGGATGGTAATGTTAGGGAAATTAAGAAAAGAAATTATAATATCTTTTTAGATGATATCAAATgtgtcaaataatttttttaaatgaaataatttattttgtgcaTTACAACTTTGGTTCAGTTTGGATAAATACTTATAAAacgtttttataaaaatgtttttacaaaaaaattataaaatattttaaaaattgttttaagaTTAAAAAATGTGTTTGAACAAATATTCTATAAAAACGTTTTACACTTTAAAAGTAATATCCCatgtttagaaaattttatatcGTTAGTTAACCAACGCACatcttataatttttaaaaatttataaattgatgCTCATAATCTGAAAGTAACCTTTTTTGGTAATGGCAATCAAAGTCATCAATCAAGCCAAAGAAATAATAATTGCAATTTCTTCTCCACTTATAACAAAAAGGCCATTCAAACTTGAACTTGTCGCAAGAATCTTTAAAAGGCTTCAATCTTCTTTCCTAaggtaattaaaaaaatgtcattttaaaatcatgtgGCTTCATAATTTCTTTCTTATATACGATTTATATCTTTTTTTGGCTCAACAATCTTCTTTCCGctcactaaattaattttcgTCATTTAAGAAATACTTTGCTCAAAGTCAGATCCATTGGTATGTTCAATACCTATTGAACCCATGGAATAGTACCCTAAAAACGAGAATCATCTTGGCATACAACTGTTCATCAGTTATGTCTATCTTTGTGCTCGCTAATAAAGTGATTTATTGGATATGatgaaatatatcaaaatttcatatCTAATAAGCAAGTATCACTTCATTGATAAACTCATTAATAAGCACGGTTGATATACGCCATAtctaaactatatatatatatatatataatattaaatgtgAGAACCTTAGAGTAACtatcttaaatatttaatttcataattatcttTTTATCCAACTAAAACTTCagttttaaatcgaacaactcttctaaattgaaaatattttcgtattaattgtttagtattatttgatcaaattaaaaataataataacacgtGTGCATctttacttatatatatataaaatatctaaacaagatctcccaaaaaaattaaaaaataaaaacaagacaAGGGAAAAGAGAGAAAGAGAGAGCCCAGCACGCATCCACGAATACAACTGCCGACGACTCAAATTGTGTAAGTGTGGGCATAGGCAAAGTTCGACACCCATTGTTCTCACCATCCTCCGTCGCCCCTCTACGGAGGTGATCCGCCCCGATTCATCAATTTAAGCCCGCCTGATTACGTATTTATGGGTTCATCGTTATCCAATTTAACCGAAAACGGGTCGGGTAACGGGGTTCCGGGTCTTGGGGACATACCGGAGAGCTGCGTGGCGTGCGTGTTCCTCTATCTTACGCCGCCGGAGATATGCAACTTGGCTCGGCTAAACCGCGCCTTCCGCGGTGCTGCATCATCCGACGCCGTTTGGGAGTCGAAGTTACCTTCCAATTACCACGACCTCCTTCACCTCTTATCCAATCCACAAGTCTATCAAACGCTCTCGAAAAAGGACATTTTTGCCCTCCTTTTCCGCCCCCTGCCCTTCGACGACGGGCACAAGGCACGCCACTTGATTTCCTCAGTATTCTGTGATTTTGACTGACGTCTGTGATCTCGGGAAAACGATGTCGTGGTGATTTGGTTTCAGTTTGATTACGCTGGAGTCAGAAATTAGTTTACTTGCAGCTACTTGATTTGTAAAACTGGTTTGGACTGCCATTTTTCATTGGTTTATCAATAATTCCGTTGGTTTGACAAATTTTGTTGCTGGGGAGTTATCATTTAAAGATATTGGCTTATTTTTTCAATTGGGATCAAGGATGTCTAGCTATTTTGTTTGATAATGCGGAGAAATTTGTTGTTGATGGATGAGGATTGAGCTATGTTTGATGTTTCCTACGtgtttattttatgattttctgGTATTGGTGATCATATGGGTATTTCAGTTCCAACACTTCAGTATAAGTTTATTTGAAACAGAAATAGTATATAGGTTCCACATATACTTCATCCGACAGTATTAGTTTTTATCGAGTTATAACTactttattatgtttttttaatttgggtTTTGACTCTAGTATTTGTAGTATACTTATATTCACGCGGGGAACTACAGGTAGCATGGGTGGACAGAGTTACTGGGAGAGTTAGTTTGTCTATATCGGCCAAGGCTATGGCAATTACAGGTATTGAGGACCGGAGATATTGGAGTTGGGTTCCAACTGAAGAATCTAGGTTAGTATCTGATGATTTTTGTTGCATGCTATCGAATACTCTCTACTTCTGGATATGATGTTGCTATTCGATGACATGAATTCGGTACTGGTTTCAGATATTCGAATATTATTGTTTCCATGAACTCTTGTTTAATATCGATGCACTTGAACTCAAATTTGTGTCAGTGTTCTGTCTTTCAATGATGAGTTGTCGTGGGTGTGGATAAGTGCCACAAAACTTTCTA
This sequence is a window from Primulina huaijiensis isolate GDHJ02 chromosome 13, ASM1229523v2, whole genome shotgun sequence. Protein-coding genes within it:
- the LOC140991730 gene encoding uncharacterized protein isoform X4, which produces MANSVGIQKLVSEKEDLLMDLALAEMLENLERASKSVAILGKKCADPTYHNLDQLFYDSGEIDPKWCRWSYRIKKMEKKVKKMQSFVGATEQMCQELEVLAELEQNLKRMRASVDLGEVKVLEFQHKVLRQQQEVQDLREMSPWVRTYDYTVRLLLRSLFTVVERIKYVYGINQIGFVEGIKDDEQIHGNYLIHNNSAVIQPSVNPSKNSLSRFQIHTGRSFLNLSLKNKTFLGGFHSSILCGKQHEMKTKRFAPVGFSGCVGGGRESPIVENFLPSRGSSFRSFDSSQKDTDEKKGTSALPTLYDILNPKKVPFFISKRRLLNPPPSTLGHSALALHYAKVVILIEKLASSPHLISLDARDELYNMLPVNIRSCLKARLKTFSKTFTLSKYDANDAAQWTLTLETMLEWLSPLAHNMVKWQSERNFEGQRPFFGSNVLLVQTLYFANRVQIEAAIVELLIGLNYLSRYGSMAYGNCLYPRDTIYYNVVDQSSLEFTKVDNGS
- the LOC140991730 gene encoding protein PSK SIMULATOR 1-like isoform X2 — translated: MVGETVTDSWFNNIWNSSRKIILQEPDKPVIGILSLEVSRFMLNIVNIWQYLSDEQIFRLREEMANSVGIQKLVSEKEDLLMDLALAEMLENLERASKSVAILGKKCADPTYHNLDQLFYDSGEIDPKWCRWSYRIKKMEKKVKKMQSFVGATEQMCQELEVLAELEQNLKRMRASVDLGEVKVLEFQHKVLRQQQEVQDLREMSPWVRTYDYTVRLLLRSLFTVVERIKYVYGINQIGFVEGIKDDEQIHGNYLIHNNSAVIQPSVNPSKNSLSRFQIHTGRSFLNLSLKNKTFLGGFHSSILCGKQHEMKTKRFAPVGFSGCVGGGRESPIVENFLPSRGSSFRSFDSSQKDTDEKKALALHYAKVVILIEKLASSPHLISLDARDELYNMLPVNIRSCLKARLKTFSKTFTLSKYDANDAAQWTLTLETMLEWLSPLAHNMVKWQSERNFEGQRPFFGSNVLLVQTLYFANRVQIEAAIVELLIGLNYLSRYGSMAYGNCLYPRDTIYYNVVDQSSLEFTKVDNGS
- the LOC140991730 gene encoding protein PSK SIMULATOR 1-like isoform X1 is translated as MVGETVTDSWFNNIWNSSRKIILQEPDKPVIGILSLEVSRFMLNIVNIWQYLSDEQIFRLREEMANSVGIQKLVSEKEDLLMDLALAEMLENLERASKSVAILGKKCADPTYHNLDQLFYDSGEIDPKWCRWSYRIKKMEKKVKKMQSFVGATEQMCQELEVLAELEQNLKRMRASVDLGEVKVLEFQHKVLRQQQEVQDLREMSPWVRTYDYTVRLLLRSLFTVVERIKYVYGINQIGFVEGIKDDEQIHGNYLIHNNSAVIQPSVNPSKNSLSRFQIHTGRSFLNLSLKNKTFLGGFHSSILCGKQHEMKTKRFAPVGFSGCVGGGRESPIVENFLPSRGSSFRSFDSSQKDTDEKKGTSALPTLYDILNPKKVPFFISKRRLLNPPPSTLGHSALALHYAKVVILIEKLASSPHLISLDARDELYNMLPVNIRSCLKARLKTFSKTFTLSKYDANDAAQWTLTLETMLEWLSPLAHNMVKWQSERNFEGQRPFFGSNVLLVQTLYFANRVQIEAAIVELLIGLNYLSRYGSMAYGNCLYPRDTIYYNVVDQSSLEFTKVDNGS
- the LOC140991730 gene encoding protein PSK SIMULATOR 1-like isoform X3, translating into MLNIVNIWQYLSDEQIFRLREEMANSVGIQKLVSEKEDLLMDLALAEMLENLERASKSVAILGKKCADPTYHNLDQLFYDSGEIDPKWCRWSYRIKKMEKKVKKMQSFVGATEQMCQELEVLAELEQNLKRMRASVDLGEVKVLEFQHKVLRQQQEVQDLREMSPWVRTYDYTVRLLLRSLFTVVERIKYVYGINQIGFVEGIKDDEQIHGNYLIHNNSAVIQPSVNPSKNSLSRFQIHTGRSFLNLSLKNKTFLGGFHSSILCGKQHEMKTKRFAPVGFSGCVGGGRESPIVENFLPSRGSSFRSFDSSQKDTDEKKGTSALPTLYDILNPKKVPFFISKRRLLNPPPSTLGHSALALHYAKVVILIEKLASSPHLISLDARDELYNMLPVNIRSCLKARLKTFSKTFTLSKYDANDAAQWTLTLETMLEWLSPLAHNMVKWQSERNFEGQRPFFGSNVLLVQTLYFANRVQIEAAIVELLIGLNYLSRYGSMAYGNCLYPRDTIYYNVVDQSSLEFTKVDNGS